Below is a genomic region from Phragmites australis chromosome 20, lpPhrAust1.1, whole genome shotgun sequence.
ggagacacatagaggaaggtttggaggcgtggaggagcagctaggacgtccaacaacagcaggaggtccagtccaactcgagtccgaatcagcctcgacctccaggaccagcgagcagtaaaacggacgtccaggacgcatccggactccgttttcgacgattcacatatggttggaaagataatttcataaggaaaccaatggcttggtttgaggtccaaattccttctgagtcaatggaaaacgtcgaaacaagtcagcatccagaatctgtcccggtgctgcgtcaccgtttttggtccgttgggccatgtatcgtgttggagtccattagggacacgtccaggggtccttggccgaccctaatcctttatatacagtagccaccgccctaattagggttgggttttgcttagattattctgtcaagaacagtttcgccgtttcgtcggtttgtgagaccccaactcgtgagattaatcattcatctgcaatttggttgcattcttccttgttcttgcttgtgttcttcgattcgcaggcaaggattttagccttcttggcgaggtcaaccgtgcaacgccggttgataaccagaggagacgtggtgctgcgattgcggggtttcggatcgtgttgttcggaagccggatcgacttgtgtctcgtttccaccaaatcgagagttaccagaacctttcgaaagatcgggaacccttgttcatattaattTTAGTGAATGAGATTATAGGAGCCCACATGGTAAGATCGAACTTTTTTATAGTACGTCACTCATAAATGTTGCACAAGAATACATTAATTGTTTCAATAGCAAAATTTAAATGTTTCAGTCACCATAAACAAGAATGTAAAACTACAGCTTCAACTCAGTTTCTTTTAGTTCTTTCAGGCTTTGTTCCTTCAAGTAGGCATCATAGTTCTGAGCCATTTTCATGTACTTGCATTCCTGAACAATATGATCATCTTCATGGCAATAAGAACATGACTTCttgattgttttttttcctgtttgCTCTACTCTTCTTCTTTATGATCTTTTCCTTCACTTGCTCCCTGCTACCCTTCTTCCTTTTTGATTTATCTCTTGGCCTTCCCTTAAGCTTATTCCTTGGTGGGttatttactatttttctcTTGCTCCCTGATACCTCTTGGACTTCATCCTGTTGTGTACTAGGCTCACTATTTGGTGCTCTAACAATTGTTGCCAGTTGGTCAATCCCTGCTGAAGCAATCTTGTATTTTTCAGGATCCACACATGCATCCGATGCTAGCCCTGTCATTTTTCTGCATAATGAATTGTACCTTAGCTTGTTTGTGACCAGAACACCAAAAGATGGATCAGGCCCTGAGAGATGTTCCACTATCTTTGTTGTTGCTTCCTCTGACCACCTTCTCAGCAAGTATTTATCTGGTATTTTCTACACATTGCGGCTTGTAAAGACTTTTAGAATGTGGGGACATAATAAACCATCTTGTTCAAACATGTGACAGGAGCAAGCATATGTTCCAGTGACCTCGTTAACTGCAACTCTAAAGGTTTTGCTGCAACTTGGTGATACTACTGTAATATCTAAACCTTGTTCATCTTGAGTGACTTTGCCAATGCGGAAGTATGTTGAATCCCTCAACAACTCCTAGAACTTGAAGAAAACATTCCTAGTGTACAAGGCCACTGCTTGCTTCTCAAATTCATGCCTATAATTTTTATTCACAATTTTTACATAATTGAATCAGGTTGTGTTTCCGAAGAATGTAAGAAACATTTTTGGATTATTTGTCAACTACATAGTACCTTCCCCAGAGTGGAGGATTCACACCCTTCAACGTCTTCCCTATCAACCCTCGAGTCCATGATGTACTCATACTAGGTGACAAATTGCAACACTGAATCTTGTGGGTGGAACACCTTCTTGAACAAGGCATTCATTCCTTCTGATCTCCCTGTTGTGCCAGTGAAAGGAAAGAGATCCATCTTAAAATATGTAGGACCCCACATATGTCTTGTAGCTAACATATTCTGCCAAAACTGGTTGTCACGCAAGTTGTATTTGTCCTCCAATTGTTTCCACAACATCTCAAACTCCTCTATTGTCTCAGTTTTGTTAACACAATAGTCCAACTCCTTGTCAAAGTTCTCTTCAAATGAGATCAGCCAAGTGAGCTTATCCCTCCCTTTGCTCATCACATGCCACTTGCAACATCTATGCTTAGCATTGGGGAACTCTTGACTTATTGAAGCTTTCATCGCTTTGTCTTGGTCTGTCATTATGTTCAGTGGTTCTAGTCCACCCATCGCTTTCTTCAATGCTTCAAAGACCCACACAAATATTTCAGTTGTCTCATTCGGTAGCAAGACAATACCAAGGAGTATGGTCTGCATATGATTATTTATCCCAACTAGAGGAGCAAAGGGCATGTTGTACCTATTGGTACAAAATGTTGTGTCAAAGAAGACACAATCTCTGAAGTTTTTGTACAGCTCCCCTGTCCTTCCATCTACCCAAAACAAAGCCCTCACTGTATTAGACCTATCAACCTTGACTGCATAGAAGAATGAGGGACTCTTTGCTTGCAACTTTTGGAAGTATTCTAGTGTTGCGTCCATATCTCTAAAAGTAAGCCCTTGCCTCAGATTGGTCCTGATGTTGGAAACATCCTTGCTGTTGAAATTGAGGTTGCAGAGTCCTCCATGTATATCAGCAAGAATTCCCATTATCTATGTAGTTTGGATGTTCCTATGACATAGTGTTTTCAAGAGCTCATAATCTGCCCAAGAAATGCGTCTATGCAACCTTAGTTTCTTTCTCTGCCCAATGCTCTTCACTAACGGGTACGTATGCTCTGGCTGCATCACAATAACTCTCCACTTCCCATTCCGTAGACCGACTGCCATGTGCGCCTTGCAATCATACTTTTTAATTGTGTTGTGTTTCCTTGTTGCAATAGTTAAGACAACTGAAGCACTCTTCTTCTTACTGGCCCTCTTTGTTGTGGTATCATTGGTTGAAGTACTAGAAAATGAACTACCTTCCTCCACATCATCCAGTTTTCATGCATGGGCACACTCAAATTCCTTTCTAATCAGCTCCCAAGTCACACTGCTTGTTCTTGATGACGCAATCCTTGTGCTAAACCCAAGTTTCCTTGCATACTCACTGTACACCCTTTTAGCCTCATCAATTGTGTCAAATTCCATCCCAACAAATGGCACCAATGGCTGGGAACACAcaacatcttcttcttcttctacaacatcatcatcatacaCCTCTACCTCTAGGTACTCATGTTGTGACCCATCTTCCGAGCCGAGTGATATACTTTGCTCAACATCATGTTGCAAATGACCCTGCACATCATGTTGCAATATGTTTTCAGTTCTGTTGCACAAGGGAGAAAAATATGTTGCATATTTTGATAATGCCAATATATAAACATCTGTAAGCATCAATCAAGTTCTTCATTAGGCACACTGGTCACAGAAAAAATCTAGGGCATCAATGTTACACCACAACATAGTTTTTTTAGTACAACCATCGCAACTATTGGTGGTGCGGATTTTTTTCAATGTACCATTGTGATAGTGTCATATGATCTCGCAACATGCACATTGGTTTTCATGTGCACATCCTCACACTAGCTGCCATTGGTATTGTTTGAGCTTGTCTCCATTTTTAGTGCCACGACAGTTGTTTGTTGTTGTAGTACTGCACCAATGCCAAGGTAACCAGCTTCCTGTCAACACATGTTGCAAAGTGCATAACTAAATGTTTCAGTTGACATAAAATCTTGTTGCAATGGCACAAACAGGATAATTTATCCTTGTTAGCAACATATGGATCAAAAACTATGCAAAATTACTTGAAATTGCGACAATACATAGCTTCATTGTGTTTCAAACGACCAAAGTTGCAACAATTTGACCACCAATATGTAGAAACCTACCAAGGGGTGCTGCAGATTTGATCCAGACATTGTCCTCACAACCTGGCTACCGAGGGGTGTTGTAGCCTGGCCAAATTGCAACAACGGAAGGGCAGAGATGTCGCCATGTGTGTTGCTGGAAGCTCCATGATGGCTAGACACCACCAATGGCGGCAACAGATTTGGGGCAGCATGGTGGTCTAGATCTGAACCTTTTTGTGCAAAAATtggtggagggggggggggcgagctAAAGGATGATTCCACAGGGGAGACTCAATTTTTCACAGAATATGGgacatgtttcatgatttttttggttGCCGGTGTGCGTCGCCGACGAACTAGCAGCACAGCTCGAGGGCACTGCAAAAGAAAGAAGccgaggaagaaagagaaacacATGATGTTGTGTCACTACGaaagaaaccagcaaaggagacatgtcattagtgacggcttcTCAGTAAgcgtcactaatgcactattagtgatgggtccaatgatgacccatcactaatgtgtggcccggGATGGGACCGGCCAAGACCCGTCACaaatgagggttcattagtgacggcgagTGAACGATCCGttactaaagatattagtgacgggtcacattaaagtctgtcactaataatttcagtcattagtgacaggtatatGGGGtacacgtcactaaatgtagtctactcattagtgacgggttgttataatacctgtcacttatattaaagtaattagtgacgggtcgtagttgttaccgtcactaatgactaactcattagtgacaggtgtcctTATCACCCATTACTAATTTCATCACCGGCCACTACTATCTACTCGACCAGTCTTATCCACCAATTTCTCTGTCTCAACTactctcatctccgctcacgtctccttgcctcctcctcccgccaccgccgccgtttgcacctcgccaccgacgctgccgccatcctcccccctccaccacagCTCGACATACGCTGTCGCCCCCctctacccgctagggttagggcgataGATCAAGGTAGTGACGGGGGCCATTGCCATCACCGTggcggacttggatggatcccgacCACTCCTCCATTGGCTCGCGCACCAAGCGTTCCCGCACTGAAGTTCCCCCACCGGCCACGATCgagaccgatcatagtaacctcttttctttttctccctcagttaggctcatagtaacactaATTAGaacacaacaatttaattgagtttatagtacattaggctcaattcatatcatcctatcatgtaggtgttgaaaccgatcGTATGGCTCAAAGAGGTAATCCCTGCTATAGGCGGTattgtacctttggtgcaatccactctagatggaaggaattttgtgaaggTATCTATCTGTTTTGACATACattcaaggggagaaagtagtggggatatcactattaggtcCTATGGCAATGCATCACTGATTTTGTTGTGTTCCAAAAAAACTATCATTGAAGGGTGcctgaaagtgcttgaggagcatggttctttttgcctgactacaactattttcgaataaaagcgcttgaggagggcgaagaggatttggcttcaATCAATGAGAGGCCTGCTCAGttcaatgaatatgatatggtacagtaatatgtaatccagttgttttgatatacatgactgttagTGTGTAttgttttcataattttattttctttgcttgtaggatatttttggtgacacctttgcggcaattagctttcatgttatcttagatcaagccatggagcatcttgggttaagcttttatggacccggagtggacttcactgctgAAGGCAACTACCAGGGCtatataaggtttcatttaagtggaaatgaatcaTCTAATAAACATTGTTTACTatctatggtaaagcatcgggtCGTCCATGTGaagcgaaagagagtgcactaattcatgccTAATGTATGTCGATGAAGTACAaggatacaatattgtagatttcaactcTGTTAAATATCAAAGGTTACGTGCTCCGGAAAGTGCTtaagtgtaatgatgtatggatatttggataagtacataatgtatgcataactatattgtatgactgacttgagttaaattcaagtttctggatgtatatctgtgttcttgaagTACTCCTTGTTCGATTCTGTTAAATGgtctcttcttgtagaagttattagtgatgggtcttagttttcacctatcactaatattaAATCATTAGTGGCGGGTGTATTTagcacctgtcactaatattaaattattagtgacgagtgtccttataacccatcactaaatgGAACCTTGGAGATTCACTGCCGGGGTCACTCATTACTGACGGGTTGTGATGAGACTAGTCACTAAtggcacactcattagtgacgggtgtccttatcacccatcactaatgagtgatgtttactgttattttctTCACCGAGCAGCACGTCCAGACAGTGTCTGTCCACTACGGTTGCTTGGCAAAGAGGCGATTttgttgaggccaaatcaaatctcggtgatttgaagttggtgtctgTCCCTAGACTTTGAAGGTTTTCCTCCtctatctcctcctcctcttgctcatatatgcatggtggattctagggtttgagttggaatcaacaattttgctccttTTCCCGGattttgatatatgtggattgtcccccttagtgtacatgcatgcgtaacctacgtctctcattcgggagtgtttgattataaatatgacttggtaactcatcatatttataaaaagatgctcctgaattgtccacgtactttggacagttcgaggatatgtggcccgagtagtaggtttctgtgctcttgtatggttctagagagaattttggtggtgtctccctgttgttcttcAGATACACACCATCTTGGCTCGTTGTCAAGACATGTATTTGGAGAATAGcagggaggtgctgccaaaattttctccaaaacagTACAAGAGCATGAAAACTTACTCTGGCCACATATCCTTAAATGGGATTAGGATCTATCTTTGCccattagaaattagctaggatccttctccatagataacatgtatcatactTGGATGTTAATTGTTGGCTTGAATGTCACTAGAACACAcgtacacacttaatttagttaaattgagttagaatttttatacttactCTACCTTCTCTatcgtttctatttagaattaatattttttcaatttgtagatggcGGACTGGAGTTGGATTTACCTTGATTGTCGTACTTGTaacgggtatataagcggggtgaagtctttcttgattgTCGCGGTGGCGGATATGGAAGGTTGGGCTAAAACgacaatgtggtgtccatgctgtgattgcaagaatgagaagaagttcccaaaacctaacaatgtgtacgatcacatgttaaggcgtggattcaaagagagatatcatgttTGGAACAAACATGTCGAGTAAGGCCTTAACAAAAgggaaatggatcaggtcctcccGGACGGTAGTACggatcaaggactcccgccaggcggtgatatggatgattatctcagggacgTAGACATAtgaggattcaatgatgactacatgGATttcgtggagaatgtggaccaaatggtgtgTGATGCTGAGGGCCAcgacgagtatagtgatggtgagtttgccaaattgaGGGACCTCATGCGAGActcgaagacaccattttataCTGGCTGTAACGAGAAATACACATTGTTGTTTGCGGTGCTTACGcttctacaattgaaggcaacccatcgttggtctgataggagtttcaaagcattgttgaatctgctaaaggacatgctaccagaggggaacaagaTGCCCAAGACCGTatacgacgcgaagaagataatttatcctttgggattggaggtagaaaaaatacatgcatataaggaggattgtgtcctatttcgtggagagtatgcagacctaGATCAATatcctatttgtgaaacccatcaatacaagcgtagaaatgacagTGGCAACGTGGAGGAATGTAGCAAGGGAAAAGGGcctcctagaaaggtgatgtgatatttccctgtaattccccatttgaagcatttgttccagaacaaaaaggagtcccAATTGTTGCGGTGGCACAAGGTGGGTTgtaagaacgacgcaatgataTGGCACCCCGCGGATTCAGCTCAGTGgcgaatcattgattccacatttgggtgGTTCGCTGAacaattaagaaatattaggtttgctatgagcacagatggcatgaatccattcagtaacatgagtacctc
It encodes:
- the LOC133901496 gene encoding protein FAR1-RELATED SEQUENCE 5-like; translated protein: MGILADIHGGLCNLNFNSKDVSNIRTNLRQGLTFRDMDATLEYFQKLQAKSPSFFYAVKVDRSNTVRALFWVDGRTGELYKNFRDCVFFDTTFCTNRYNMPFAPLVGINNHMQTILLGIVLLPNETTEIFVWVFEALKKAMGGLEPLNIMTDQDKAMKASISQEFPNAKHRCCKWHVMSKGRDKLTWLISFEENFDKELDYCVNKTETIEEFEMLWKQLEDKYNLRDNQFWQNMLATRHMWGPTYFKMDLFPFTGTTGRSEGMNALFKKVFHPQDSVLQFVT